TTTGCTTTTCCAGTATCATTTTTTTCCATTGTTAAATCACGCTCCTATATCACAAATATCTAGTCAAATCATTCAACATTTTTCTATTTTCATCATTTACCAAGTTATCTGGAATCAAGTTCCCAAATACCAGTGCTGCTGCGAAGTAGTTTGCTTCATTTTCCAATTTTTCTGTCCCAAACAGGTAGTTTTCTTTCATGAATACTACGCTTTCAAAGTTCTGGAATGAATGGCCCAGTTCGTGTGAACAGATTATCCGCTTGGTCAGTTCATCGTGGCTTGAGTTGATTATGATACATTTTTCTTTGTTTACTTCGCAGTACATCCCAAAAAAGGATTTGAAGTTGTCTTCGTAAATGATTTTTATATTTAACAAATTGCACAGCTCAAACGGATCATTAGTTCCGTATTTTGCTATCAATCCTATTGCAATTCTTTTAAACCTGTCTTTGCTCCCCAGTCTGACCACATTTCTACTCCTTTTCTTTGTTCTTTCGCTGTTTTAGCAAAATATCTATAACCAAATTCTTGAAAACCGCCATGTCGTGGTCGTCATCTTCAATACCGTGAAAAA
This genomic stretch from Leptotrichia sp. oral taxon 218 harbors:
- a CDS encoding ImmA/IrrE family metallo-endopeptidase; protein product: MVRLGSKDRFKRIAIGLIAKYGTNDPFELCNLLNIKIIYEDNFKSFFGMYCEVNKEKCIIINSSHDELTKRIICSHELGHSFQNFESVVFMKENYLFGTEKLENEANYFAAALVFGNLIPDNLVNDENRKMLNDLTRYL